A window of Primulina huaijiensis isolate GDHJ02 chromosome 9, ASM1229523v2, whole genome shotgun sequence contains these coding sequences:
- the LOC140983929 gene encoding methionine S-methyltransferase-like: MAGASVCESMEEFLKQCERSGDSAYSALRSLLERLEDPSTRINARIFLSDLQKRFASDGASQSCLQTHHFQIQDIYLDQYEGFQKRKKLKMMVIPSIFVPEDWSFTFYEGLNRHPDSTFTEKTVAELGCGYGWISIAVAEKWLPLKVYGLDINPRAHSLSNYCALQGFVEDQFGLGLIARAVEEGISVIKPLGIMIFNIGGRPGQAVCKRLFERRGLCVNKPWQTKVIQAADTDISALVEIEKNSPHRFEFFMGLGGDQPICARTAWAYAKAGGRISHALSVYSCQLRQPNQVKKIFEFLRNGFKDISSSLDLSFEDDSVADEKIPFLAHLANVLKDISFFPYESPAGSRRFRSLIAGFMKTYHHVPITADNVVVFPSRIVAIESALRLLSPRLAIVDEQLSRHLPRQWLTSLNIERTKTVRNVEEEITVIEAPRQSDLMVEMIKKLKPEVVITGIAQFESVTTSAFELLLDITKEIGCRLFLDMSEHFELSSLPTSNGVLKYLAGTPLPSHAAIVCGLLKNKVYSDLEVAFVITEEETMFKTLCKTVELLQGTTAIVSQYYYGCLFHELLSFQLADRHPPAQRNPKQTRASKVNDFSSYTISVLDQAELAIDERENSTLVRMDIDQSFLPIITPVKAAIFESFARQNITEPEIDVARGLRQLISSNYGFPSDSNTEFIFADCPVALFCKWVLCCVHEGGTLCFPTGTSGNYVSAAKFLNAEIVNIPTNSEVGFKLTEQTLTDVLKTLNKPWIYVSGPIVNPTGSVYSNKEINILLSICAKFGARVMLDTSFSGVEFNSKGVDSWNLRATLEKLSSTNPTFCVSLLGGLFFNMLGSGLKFGFLLINQQSVVDIFRSFAGLSKPHNTIKYTVKKLLDLQEQKTGDLLNDVAEQTELLGSRYKQLKQTLECCGWDVLEAQGGVSVVAKPSAYLGKTIKINNSSCTQEIKLNNSNIREVMLKSCGLCINGASWTGIPGYCRFTFGLTDSDFQRALDCITKFKSLVSN, from the exons ATGGCTGGTGCGAGTGTGTGTGAATCCATGGAAGAGTTTCTGAAGCAGTGTGAACGGTCCGGAGACTCGGCGTACAGTGCGCTACGATCACTCTTGGAGAGACTAGAGGACCCGAGTACCCGAATCAATGCTCGGATCTTCCTTTCGGATCTCCAGAAACGGTTTGCATCTGACGGAGCCTCTCAGAGTTGCCTTCAGACTCACCATTTCCAAATTCAAGACATCTACCTCGATCAGTATGAAG GTTTTCAGAAGAGAAAGAAGCTTAAGATGATGGTAATACCAAGCATTTTTGTCCCTGAGGATTGGTCCTTCACTTTCTATGAGGGACTGAACAGGCATCCGGACTCAACTTTTACGGAGAAGACGGTAGCTGAGCTTGGTTGTGGATATGGATGGATATCCATTGCAGTTGCTGAGAAATGGTTGCCTCTAAAG GTATATGGACTTGATATAAATCCAAGAGCA CATTCCCTGAGCAACTATTGCGCCCTCCAG GGCTTTGTAGAGGACCAGTTTGGCTTAGGGCTTATTGCAAGAGCTGTTGAAGAAGGTATCTCTGTTATAAAACCTCTTGGgattatgatatttaatatcGGAGGTCGCCCAGGACAAGCTGTATGTAAGCGTTTGTTTGAGCGTCGTGGCCTTTGTGTTAACAAGCCATGGCAAACTAAAGTTATCCAG GCTGCTGATACAGATATTTCAGCTTTAGTTGAAATTGAAAAGAATAGCCCACACCGATTTGAGTTCTTCATGGGGCTTGGTGGAGACCAACCTATTTGTGCGCGCACTGCATGGGCCTATGCCAAAGCTGGGGGTCGTATATCTCATGCTTTATCTGTATATAGTTGTCAGCTCCGACAACCTAATCAG gtaaaaaaaattttcgagTTTCTGAGAAATGGATTCAAAGATATCAGCAGCTCTTTGGATTTGTCCTTTGAAGATGACTCTGTTGCAGATGAGAAGATACCATTCCTAGCTCATCTCGCTAATGTTCTAAAAGATATTTCCTTTTTCCCTTATGAATCACCAGCCGGAAGCAGACGATTTCGTAGTCTTATTGCTGGATTCATGAAAACATACCATCACGTACCAATTACTGCAGAT AATGTTGTCGTATTTCCATCGAGGATTGTGGCAATTGAAAGTGCTCTTCGATTATTGTCCCCCCGCCTCGCCATTGTTGATGAACAATTATCACGACATTTACCCAGGCAATGGTTAACATCCCTAAATATTGAG AGGACAAAAACTGTTAGAAATGTTGAGGAAGAAATCACAGTCATTGAAGCACCTCGCCAGTCAGATTTGATGGTAgagatgataaaaaaattaaagccaGAGGTGGTCATCACTGGGATAGCTCAATTTGAGTCAGTTACCACTTCTGCATTTGAGCTTCTTTTAGATATCACCAAAGAAATAGGATGTCGTTTGTTTTTAGATATGTCCGAGCATTTTGAGTTATCTAGTCTTCCCACTTCCAATGGAGTCCTGAAATATCTCGCTGGAACTCCTCTTCCATCACATGCAGCAATTGTGTGCGGCTTACTGAAAAATAAG GTTTATTCGGATTTGGAGGTGGCCTTTGTGATAACAGAAGAAGAGACAATGTTTAAAACACTATGCAAGACTGTGGAACTTTTACAAGGAACTACAGCCATAGTTAGTCAGTACTACTATGGTTGTCTTTTCCATGAGCTTCTGTCTTTTCAACTTGCTGATCGACATCCACCTGCTCAG CGAAATCCCAAGCAGACTAGAGCTTCTAAGGTCAATGACTTTTCCAGTTACACAATCTCAGTACTCGATCAGGCCGAACTGGCAATAGACGAGCGGGAAAATTCTACCCTGGTCCGTATGGATATCGATCAAAGTTTTTTGCCCATAATAACCCCCGTAAAGGCTGCCATCTTCGAGAGTTTCGCCAGGCAGAACATAACAGAACCCGAAATTGATGTTGCACGTGGCTTAAGACAATTAATTAGCAGTAATTATGGCTTCCCATCCGATAGCAACACAGAATTTATATTTGCAGACTGCCCTGTGGCACTTTTCTGTAAGTGGGTGCTCTGCTGTGTTCACGAGGGCGGTACACTGTGCTTCCCTACTGGTACCAGTGGAAATTATGTTTCTGctgcaaaatttttgaatgcCGAAATTGTTAATATTCCCACAAATTCTGAAGTAGGTTTCAAGCTGACAGAACAGACTCTTACAGATGTTTTAAAGACTCTGAATAAACCATGGATCTACGTTTCTGGTCCCATAGTCAATCCCACAGGATCGGTTTACAGTAACAAAGAGATAAATATTCTGTTATCCATTTGTGCTAAGTTTGGAGCAAGGGTTATGCTAGATACTTCATTCTCAGGGGTTGAATTTAACTCCAAGGGTGTAGATAGCTGGAATCTGAGAGCTACTCTGGAGAAACTTTCCTCTACCAATCCAACATTTTGTGTATCACTACTTGGaggattattttttaatatgctTGGCAGTGGGCTTAAGTTTGGATTTCTTCTTATAAATCAGCAATCTGTCGTGGATATATTCCGTAGCTTTGCAGGATTAAGCAAACCTCATAACACTATCAAATATACAGTGAAGAAATTGTTGGATCTTCAAGAACAGAAGACGGGTGATCTGCTGAATGACGTTGCAGAGCAGACTGAACTTCTGGGAAGTAGATATAAACAATTGAAGCAG